Genomic DNA from Turicibacter faecis:
AGACGGATGGCTTAATGCCGATTTTACATGAAGCACAAAATATTTTTGGGTATATTCCACTTGAGGTTCAAAAATTTATCTCAAGTCGGACGGGAATCTCGGTAGCTAGAATTCATGGAGTCGTTACGTTCTATTCCCAATTTTCAACAACTCCTAAAGGTGAGCATGTGGTCGGGGTTTGCTTAGGAACGGCTTGTTATGTCAAAGGTTCGCAGGCGATTTTAGATAAAATAAAGGCAGAGCTTGGAATTGAACCTGACCAGACAACGGCTGATGGAAAATTTTCATTAGTAGCCACACGTTGTATTGGGGCCTGTGGGTTAGCCCCTGTTATGACGGTAGATGATGAGGTTTATGGAAAGGTGACATTGAAACAAATTGATGACATCTTTAAAAAGTATAACGATGAATGAATCTATCCCATTTTTGTAAGGGGCGAATGAAGCGACAGGGTCGGTTTGAGCCTACCCTCGATGCTTAGAAAATTTGCTTAAATGGGTAAGAATAAAAGGAATGATAGCTGTGAATAGGAGTCCAACTTTTAAATGTTTCCCTATTTATGCGTTAAGTCCCGGGATAGACGATCAACTTCAACAGGTTCATGACCTATATGTAGGTGATTTATTGAGTCACGTGTTAAAGCAGGCTAAACCTCATCAAGTATGGTTAACGGTTCAGAGTCATCCAACGATTGTTGCGGTTGCAAGTTTAAAAAATTTAAGGGCAATTATTGTGGTAGACGGAGTGGAGGTACCGGCAGAAACGATAGAGGCTGCTAGTCAAAATGGAGTTCATTTATTTTCTTCTCCCTTGAGCGCTGTCGAACTTATCAAGTTATTTACATTGAGGGATAGCCAGAGGTATTGAAATGAGATAGTGCGTCTGGTGATTGAGGACAACGATGATGTGGGGGAGGAAAAGAGATGCGGGACTTATCAATGTCTATTTTAGACCTGGCAATGAATTCAATTCGGGCGCATGCAACGGTGATTGAAATTAAGGTCGCGGAAACATTAGAGTGGAACGAACTTGAACTTGAAATTAAGGATAATGGGGTT
This window encodes:
- a CDS encoding complex I 24 kDa subunit family protein, with product MRQSSLTPENYEKLSLFIEAHSKETDGLMPILHEAQNIFGYIPLEVQKFISSRTGISVARIHGVVTFYSQFSTTPKGEHVVGVCLGTACYVKGSQAILDKIKAELGIEPDQTTADGKFSLVATRCIGACGLAPVMTVDDEVYGKVTLKQIDDIFKKYNDE